In one window of Haloarcula sp. H-GB4 DNA:
- a CDS encoding IS1595 family transposase: MHEDRPAFGQRLAELSELGVIEFRPEPLDAIVERRLKTTWEERCCPNCGADSLHALNGSDRIWCGRCDWKTTYTRGTPFYDSELTPGEFLIAFILYADTLLSITQIAELLSPCYTTLHDQLREFETAFCREFPTVWERISQTVDGPTQVDETQQVCSGFKGQDPPREGLDRGGSPEGGRTRWTGGQGDEMTLVAACRDVLRVVSAQEGSDYEDDLGPVIEEADDLSQPLGEVWTDGLPAYRGMEHDHRYVVHDDRYVSDEGVHTNQVECLWSLLQPWLAKFRGLSKQGLEQAARTYGFLRSLNLTGAPIHGLVDCIAVNVFRYSSR, from the coding sequence ATGCATGAGGACCGTCCTGCCTTCGGCCAGAGGCTAGCGGAACTTTCGGAACTTGGGGTAATAGAATTTCGGCCCGAGCCGCTCGACGCCATCGTCGAGCGGCGTCTCAAGACGACCTGGGAGGAACGATGTTGTCCAAACTGTGGCGCAGACAGTCTCCATGCTCTCAACGGCTCTGACCGTATCTGGTGTGGCCGCTGTGACTGGAAAACCACGTACACACGAGGCACCCCTTTCTACGATTCGGAACTCACTCCCGGTGAGTTCCTCATCGCCTTCATCCTCTATGCTGATACGCTGCTCAGCATCACCCAGATCGCTGAACTCCTCTCACCGTGTTACACGACTCTTCACGACCAGCTCAGAGAGTTTGAAACCGCGTTCTGTCGGGAATTTCCGACTGTCTGGGAGCGCATCTCCCAGACAGTCGATGGGCCAACACAGGTCGATGAAACACAGCAGGTGTGTTCGGGCTTCAAAGGCCAAGACCCGCCGCGGGAGGGACTCGACCGCGGCGGGTCGCCCGAGGGCGGACGCACCCGCTGGACAGGGGGTCAGGGAGACGAAATGACGCTCGTCGCGGCTTGCCGTGACGTGCTTCGCGTGGTCTCAGCCCAAGAGGGAAGCGACTACGAAGATGATCTCGGGCCAGTTATTGAGGAAGCAGACGACCTCTCCCAGCCGCTGGGAGAGGTCTGGACTGATGGATTGCCAGCATACCGAGGCATGGAGCACGATCACCGATACGTTGTCCACGACGACCGGTACGTCTCCGACGAAGGCGTCCACACAAACCAGGTGGAGTGTCTCTGGTCACTGCTCCAGCCGTGGTTGGCGAAGTTCCGCGGCCTGTCCAAGCAGGGCTTGGAACAGGCCGCTCGGACCTACGGCTTCCTCCGGTCACTGAACCTTACTGGGGCACCGATTCACGGTCTCGTTGATTGCATCGCCGTCAATGTATTCCGCTATAGTAGCCGTTAG
- a CDS encoding PQQ-binding-like beta-propeller repeat protein, giving the protein MNRRKFLKYISAPGAVGLAGCGGSSSDGNATSTVPKEIEDARDEHSESQASQDTATPEPDAEPLDWISTGGNGQNNRYIPSCEFSSEEYTSNWVSRVGESEDGAEEVITGGSRIYVLKRNIIAAYHGNGDVIWTGQNPAIDNLGYADDRIAATTNNGGILIVNADTGERESLLTDVGEDPVATQTTAEGYYAVTYDDYGDTKLTVVDMAAGEVVIDQDLEDLSNYTEHLLAAGEQIFLIGYDTTDDSQDYPMRVAAWNAADGELDFGFTTTWLTDNSMEGFEGQTMVDDQLFVLIAAYDNSTLGTTEKSGLGLLAFDSDGTLNWTVPDILPQPEATDIFTNGSQVCVVADDTTIAYSVDDGSKTWEYSTRQSFAPDAGIIADEHLLIPDQGGIEGIRVHNIETDSGEASRTQLYTVPDDRQPNLVDAPVHIRPATSGLYTMGLQLRHLSTDSD; this is encoded by the coding sequence ATGAACCGACGAAAGTTCCTAAAATATATATCAGCACCGGGTGCGGTGGGTTTGGCTGGTTGTGGTGGCTCATCATCGGACGGGAATGCGACTTCTACAGTCCCAAAAGAGATTGAAGACGCTCGAGACGAGCACAGCGAGTCGCAAGCAAGTCAGGATACTGCTACACCCGAACCCGATGCCGAACCGCTTGATTGGATTAGTACTGGCGGGAATGGCCAGAACAACCGCTATATTCCATCCTGTGAGTTCAGTAGTGAAGAGTATACCAGCAACTGGGTCAGCCGAGTCGGAGAATCAGAAGACGGCGCCGAAGAAGTCATCACCGGTGGCAGCCGAATCTATGTCCTCAAGCGGAACATCATTGCTGCTTACCACGGAAATGGGGATGTCATTTGGACTGGACAGAATCCCGCGATTGATAACCTGGGTTACGCAGACGACCGAATCGCAGCCACAACGAATAACGGGGGGATTTTGATTGTGAACGCCGATACCGGTGAGCGTGAGAGTCTACTTACCGATGTTGGGGAAGACCCAGTCGCCACACAAACTACTGCAGAAGGGTACTACGCTGTCACATACGATGACTACGGCGACACCAAGCTGACTGTCGTGGATATGGCTGCCGGTGAAGTGGTAATAGACCAAGACCTCGAAGATTTGAGTAACTACACCGAGCATTTGCTCGCTGCTGGGGAACAGATTTTTCTCATCGGATACGATACCACCGATGACTCTCAAGACTACCCGATGCGCGTGGCGGCGTGGAACGCCGCTGATGGGGAATTGGATTTCGGGTTCACTACAACATGGCTGACCGATAATTCGATGGAAGGGTTCGAAGGTCAGACGATGGTTGACGATCAACTTTTCGTCCTCATAGCTGCATACGACAACTCCACGTTGGGGACGACGGAGAAATCGGGTCTGGGCCTGCTTGCCTTTGACAGCGATGGTACCCTCAATTGGACTGTTCCAGATATTCTCCCTCAACCTGAGGCAACCGACATCTTCACAAACGGGTCGCAGGTTTGTGTCGTAGCTGACGATACCACCATAGCGTACTCCGTTGATGATGGTTCGAAGACGTGGGAGTACAGCACCAGACAGAGTTTCGCTCCGGATGCTGGAATAATCGCTGATGAGCATCTTCTGATCCCCGATCAAGGAGGGATCGAAGGGATCCGTGTCCATAACATCGAGACTGATAGTGGGGAGGCCTCACGTACGCAGTTGTACACCGTTCCCGACGATCGACAACCTAACCTCGTTGATGCGCCTGTACATATTCGTCCAGCAACTAGCGGGCTTTATACCATGGGGCTCCAGCTCCGGCATCTCTCGACTGATTCAGATTGA
- a CDS encoding metallophosphoesterase family protein produces MTHLFSETVAAQTKQIDPAAWDQLYIIGDVHGCRSTLERLLTELGPTSEDLVLFVGDLVRKGPDSAGVVDLVRSRPNFLSVRGNNEEKLLRGEKDLATLDDDDLEYLASLPVAITWDEGIVIHGGIDPSRPLAAHSATDLQNIAEVNDGFWWESYTGSRRVFFGHKPLADPVVGSHALGLDTGCVYGNVLTAYEYAADRLISVAPEQTYENRAEHKWVHPTGATPVGDSSQSTPAVFAD; encoded by the coding sequence ATGACTCACTTGTTTTCTGAGACTGTCGCGGCACAAACCAAGCAAATCGACCCGGCCGCCTGGGACCAATTGTATATTATTGGCGATGTCCACGGCTGTCGCTCCACTCTTGAGCGTCTCTTGACAGAACTTGGGCCGACATCCGAAGACCTTGTTTTGTTTGTCGGTGATCTTGTACGGAAGGGCCCGGACAGTGCGGGAGTAGTCGATCTCGTCCGGTCGCGTCCGAATTTCTTGTCTGTCCGCGGCAATAACGAAGAAAAGCTCCTCCGGGGCGAGAAAGACCTTGCCACACTCGACGATGATGACCTAGAATATTTGGCATCGCTCCCAGTCGCCATTACTTGGGATGAGGGAATTGTCATCCACGGGGGCATTGACCCGTCCCGACCGCTGGCTGCACACTCGGCAACGGACCTCCAGAACATTGCCGAAGTAAACGACGGCTTCTGGTGGGAGTCCTATACCGGTTCTCGTCGGGTCTTTTTCGGCCACAAACCGTTAGCTGACCCAGTCGTTGGATCACACGCCCTGGGTCTTGACACCGGTTGTGTGTACGGCAATGTATTGACTGCATACGAGTACGCTGCAGACCGGTTAATCAGCGTTGCCCCCGAACAGACCTACGAGAACCGTGCAGAGCACAAGTGGGTCCACCCAACCGGGGCGACACCTGTCGGAGACAGTAGCCAGTCTACACCTGCGGTCTTTGCCGACTGA
- a CDS encoding IS630 family transposase (programmed frameshift): MDHLDEISVKELQDALENVDGNKPTQRLLAAIAYKNGVTQTELAEWHNTGRRTIYSWLKRLDTDESLEQAVTDDKKTGRKRKLSDLELKHFQETVHEPPEQAEIDAPAWTPALAQDYLEETYSVKYSIPSCRRLLKEAGLSYQKPRRSAAESDENEKEEFYDELKKKRWEMDATVVCIDQTKKSVQVEPRAAWFPRGTRPSVELSGQRDWTCLLGAITENGDRFFSRFTEYVTAEHAKHFILALCKEFEDNLIVVLDGAPYFQASAVTDLAARDDLAFVTLPSYSPELNPVEECWRQLQASLSNRFFDSLDELTTAIDTALDHLSIPKVSNYF; the protein is encoded by the exons ATGGATCATCTTGACGAGATCTCCGTCAAGGAACTTCAAGACGCTCTCGAAAACGTGGACGGAAACAAGCCGACACAACGGTTGTTAGCGGCAATCGCCTACAAAAATGGCGTTACGCAGACCGAACTTGCTGAGTGGCACAACACTGGTCGAAGAACGATCTATAGCTGGCTCAAGCGACTCGACACCGACGAGTCGCTTGAGCAAGCTGTAACTGATGATAAAAAAACTGGTAGAAAAAGAAAATTATCAGATTTAGAGCTAAAACATTTCCAAGAGACTGTTCACGAACCGCCGGAACAAGCTGAAATCGACGCGCCGGCGTGGACGCCGGCGCTTGCTCAAGACTATCTCGAAGAAACGTACAGTGTCAAGTATTCAATCCCGAGTTGTCGGCGGTTGCTGAAAGAAGCGGGATTGAGCTATCAGAAACCACGCCGTTCAGCCGCCGAATCCGATGAAAACGAGAAAGAGGAGTTCTACGACGAGCTCA AAAAAAAGCGGTGGGAGATGGACGCCACCGTAGTCTGTATTGACCAAACGAAGAAATCCGTCCAAGTTGAGCCGCGTGCCGCGTGGTTTCCTCGCGGCACGCGGCCTTCCGTCGAACTCTCTGGCCAACGCGATTGGACGTGTCTGTTGGGCGCGATCACCGAGAACGGTGATCGCTTTTTCTCCCGATTCACCGAGTACGTCACCGCCGAACATGCAAAACATTTCATTTTGGCATTATGCAAAGAATTCGAAGATAACTTGATCGTTGTGTTAGATGGAGCGCCATATTTCCAGGCGTCGGCCGTCACGGACCTAGCGGCCCGTGACGACCTCGCCTTCGTGACGTTACCGTCGTATTCACCGGAACTGAATCCTGTCGAAGAGTGCTGGAGACAGCTTCAAGCATCCCTCAGCAACCGCTTCTTTGACTCACTCGACGAGCTGACGACAGCGATTGATACAGCTCTCGACCATCTCTCAATCCCAAAAGTGAGCAACTACTTCTAA
- a CDS encoding PQQ-binding-like beta-propeller repeat protein, which translates to MKQSRRQLLKGSFALGGISILPGCNFGTSESSSNESLNATHIAIEPRNKTLEVWITFTEAIQSRIESAGISATDLVSFSQTPDKKTVESIDNDVDGGKQLHIRAKGVVTTTTEPKPGVDRTNVSTEEDVIRKVPIVEMQLAKVIEPEKKTDWESIFSVSVEETAKKTGIYSDNSETDAFIFPFQKTCTRILNSTSEYSGLNLNPGRGFKKIWSDGYNPSEFPDYNVAAPDRGTPRLEFYNNRPFIPMQNLVESKRELLEHVYRLFGQQDVEEASAAAWKETRELVGTTLRATASIAAPVDVQSAREEGTEVTAALLFGKTVAQNVWALNTVESLLTTHRALTEAGDEWIDALMQTVANITGDLATTQLESNLSELETLQQFESETILPAVTLFEPAVGTRTDAHRVYDKHLDAERMLLYNLIDALAESWAEATGSETLPNVYSRRLLYTFNSDSNQDMNGDFVDVTAGRAKLHGKVARDVDIGSLEPAEFIENGAVATDHSRLIPEQIGYNQEFQEGENEGPYYDGVNTLTPVGQVYRELLKSNITGIGDNEFLKDAKFLLHVLSTIDMILKISRLQQSALQATTNLYSAETYDCRIPVSHGYTQAMHDAQNTGHNQETASPVRASMKPSVKWHDNGRDDAGGVSFHGSINDTVLFNETLFVATKNQVLSYGACNGSGPETILEDLDLPTFETIETLAIDTGILYVGGKALQSEGDKSGLVVAYDVVNQDPYTNTSQYIGDRVETITLYDDSVYVFCSGNEQVDYRSGEFARYSRSLSEQWRLSNKVGSVDDRLTEPPAINEHGIVLSGSNRLYMFTHQGNPIGENPRRGGFINEPAILNGRDVFQFDETTVRHFDLETGEEFVENVYDALLSPGTLVDGILHIGTRDGILVIDTADMSDLTLEIPGDVFAAPIVSRANIYAVTEDGVLRAWDRESKEVEWTMKDTIDIQHTGTVKMMRCPFLAGGKFYIAQGYDVYALE; encoded by the coding sequence ATGAAACAGTCACGCCGCCAGTTACTCAAAGGATCATTTGCACTGGGTGGTATCTCAATCCTTCCTGGGTGTAACTTCGGGACTAGTGAGTCATCATCTAATGAGTCACTGAACGCGACCCATATTGCTATCGAACCCCGAAATAAAACGTTGGAAGTCTGGATTACGTTCACTGAAGCCATCCAGTCTCGCATTGAGTCAGCGGGGATCTCCGCTACAGACCTTGTGTCGTTCTCCCAGACCCCTGACAAAAAGACAGTTGAGAGCATCGACAATGACGTGGATGGAGGAAAACAACTACATATCCGCGCAAAGGGTGTCGTGACGACCACCACGGAACCAAAGCCTGGAGTCGACCGGACTAATGTATCGACTGAAGAAGATGTAATCCGAAAGGTCCCGATCGTGGAAATGCAGTTAGCGAAAGTCATAGAACCAGAGAAAAAAACAGATTGGGAGTCTATATTCTCAGTTTCTGTAGAAGAGACTGCGAAAAAAACCGGGATTTACAGTGACAATTCGGAAACGGATGCTTTTATTTTCCCATTCCAGAAGACTTGCACGCGGATTCTGAACAGCACATCGGAGTATTCTGGTTTAAATTTGAACCCTGGTCGTGGGTTCAAGAAAATATGGTCAGATGGGTATAACCCATCGGAATTTCCGGATTACAATGTTGCAGCACCAGACCGTGGCACTCCAAGACTCGAATTCTACAATAACCGGCCGTTTATCCCGATGCAAAACCTTGTAGAGTCAAAACGAGAGCTTCTTGAACATGTCTACCGATTGTTTGGGCAACAAGACGTTGAAGAGGCATCTGCGGCCGCATGGAAAGAAACGAGAGAACTGGTGGGGACCACATTACGTGCCACGGCGAGCATCGCAGCGCCGGTTGACGTCCAGAGTGCTCGAGAGGAAGGGACAGAAGTCACTGCAGCGTTGCTGTTTGGCAAAACAGTAGCGCAGAATGTGTGGGCGCTGAATACCGTCGAATCCCTCTTGACGACGCACAGAGCCCTGACGGAGGCAGGTGATGAATGGATTGATGCACTGATGCAAACAGTTGCGAATATCACTGGCGATCTGGCAACTACGCAACTCGAGTCTAATCTTTCGGAGCTAGAAACACTCCAGCAGTTTGAGTCCGAGACTATCCTACCCGCGGTCACACTCTTTGAACCAGCGGTTGGTACTCGCACGGACGCTCACAGAGTGTATGACAAGCATCTCGATGCAGAGCGAATGCTTCTCTACAATCTCATCGATGCACTCGCTGAGAGCTGGGCCGAGGCAACCGGCAGTGAAACGCTACCGAACGTCTATTCTCGAAGGTTGCTGTACACATTCAACAGCGACTCCAACCAGGATATGAATGGTGACTTCGTTGACGTGACCGCTGGCCGCGCGAAATTACATGGCAAAGTTGCAAGAGATGTAGATATTGGATCACTCGAACCAGCGGAGTTTATCGAAAACGGCGCCGTTGCGACCGATCATTCCCGGCTCATACCAGAACAGATTGGTTATAACCAAGAATTTCAGGAGGGTGAAAATGAAGGTCCGTACTATGATGGTGTGAATACGCTCACGCCTGTTGGTCAAGTGTATCGCGAGCTTCTCAAAAGCAACATTACTGGTATTGGAGATAATGAGTTTTTGAAAGACGCCAAGTTCCTGCTACACGTCCTCTCGACAATTGACATGATCCTGAAGATTTCGCGTCTACAACAAAGTGCACTGCAGGCTACGACAAATCTGTACTCGGCAGAAACCTACGATTGTCGGATCCCTGTGTCGCATGGATATACCCAAGCTATGCACGATGCACAGAATACGGGCCACAACCAGGAGACCGCTTCACCCGTCAGGGCATCAATGAAGCCGTCCGTGAAATGGCACGATAATGGAAGAGATGATGCAGGTGGCGTATCGTTTCATGGATCTATAAACGACACTGTACTATTCAACGAAACACTGTTCGTCGCAACTAAGAATCAGGTGTTATCGTACGGTGCTTGCAACGGTAGTGGGCCAGAAACAATCCTTGAGGATCTGGATTTGCCAACGTTCGAGACAATCGAGACGCTCGCAATTGATACTGGAATTCTGTACGTCGGTGGAAAGGCTTTGCAGAGTGAAGGCGATAAGAGTGGACTAGTCGTCGCGTACGATGTCGTCAATCAGGATCCGTATACAAACACGTCGCAGTATATCGGCGATCGTGTGGAAACCATAACACTCTACGACGATTCCGTGTACGTATTCTGCAGTGGCAACGAACAGGTGGATTATCGCTCTGGTGAGTTCGCTCGGTATTCCCGGTCGTTGTCGGAGCAATGGCGACTATCGAACAAGGTCGGTAGCGTTGATGATAGACTGACAGAACCACCGGCGATCAACGAGCACGGAATTGTACTCAGTGGGTCGAATCGTCTCTATATGTTCACTCACCAAGGCAATCCCATCGGTGAGAATCCGCGAAGGGGCGGATTCATCAATGAGCCGGCAATTTTGAATGGCAGAGACGTGTTTCAGTTCGATGAGACTACTGTCCGACACTTCGACCTCGAAACGGGCGAAGAGTTCGTTGAAAATGTGTACGATGCGCTGCTATCTCCCGGCACATTGGTTGACGGAATTCTTCACATCGGGACTCGTGACGGGATCTTGGTGATTGATACGGCGGACATGTCAGATCTCACTCTTGAAATACCAGGAGACGTGTTCGCTGCTCCGATTGTCTCCAGAGCCAATATTTACGCGGTCACTGAGGACGGAGTCCTTCGGGCTTGGGACAGAGAGTCAAAAGAGGTAGAGTGGACAATGAAGGATACAATAGATATTCAGCATACGGGGACAGTAAAAATGATGCGATGCCCGTTCCTTGCTGGCGGAAAGTTCTACATCGCTCAGGGATACGACGTGTATGCACTTGAATGA
- a CDS encoding metallophosphoesterase family protein produces MPSRFTLNPTIDATHHQLDSTDWDNIYITGDVHGCYQALCRLLDRLDPSPGDLVVFVGDLVMKGPDSKAVLDLVSNTPNFYSVRGNNEQELIDGRESIDSLTETDLAYLESLPVVISWDDVVVVHGGIDHRKPVVEHTLDELLNTRSLVPNGSYDRPYWFEARQELPRVFFGHTVLAEPFDSEYAVGLDTGCVHGGQLTAYDYRAEKFISVEPAETHVQRPADSIAEPHDQHSHL; encoded by the coding sequence ATGCCATCGAGGTTCACGCTCAACCCGACAATCGACGCCACACATCACCAGTTGGATAGCACTGACTGGGACAATATATACATCACCGGAGATGTCCACGGGTGCTACCAGGCGCTTTGTCGGTTACTCGATAGGCTCGATCCGAGCCCCGGTGACCTCGTCGTATTCGTCGGCGACCTCGTCATGAAAGGACCGGACAGCAAAGCCGTCCTCGATCTCGTCAGTAACACACCGAACTTCTATTCCGTTCGCGGAAACAACGAGCAGGAACTGATTGACGGCCGCGAATCGATCGATAGCCTCACAGAAACCGACCTGGCGTATCTCGAATCGCTTCCCGTCGTTATTTCCTGGGACGACGTCGTTGTGGTTCACGGTGGTATTGACCATCGGAAGCCGGTCGTCGAACACACACTTGATGAACTGTTGAACACTCGTTCGCTTGTCCCCAACGGGAGCTACGACCGCCCGTACTGGTTCGAAGCGCGTCAAGAGTTGCCGCGGGTGTTTTTTGGACACACCGTTCTTGCTGAGCCGTTCGATAGTGAATACGCGGTAGGGCTTGATACGGGCTGTGTGCACGGTGGCCAGTTGACAGCGTACGATTACCGAGCTGAGAAATTCATATCTGTCGAGCCAGCCGAGACGCACGTCCAGCGGCCGGCTGATAGCATCGCTGAACCACACGATCAACACTCACACCTCTAA
- the ppk1 gene encoding polyphosphate kinase 1: MDTDSPLDISPYEPPNVDLEDTDLYLNRELSMLAYQRRVLHEALDNRNPLLERVRFLSIFTRNIDEFVMKRIGGLKQQIDAGIEGTTVDGRTAVEQWKEIHDQLQPMLKKQAKCYQKKVRPALANEGIEVVDYAELSAAEQSQVRDYFEESVKPALTPLSFDPAHPFPFISNRSLSLAVLTEQSNENEPTFTRIKIPPNRPRLIDVDSGTRYVLVEDVIRNNLDLLLPNIEILDTALFRLTRNAEVHRNEEVAEDLIDMIEDVLEQRRFASVVRMEIEPDADSRIQETLQEQLKLDDREIYALNAPIDYRDFKTLTDIDRPELKREPWTPQPHPRLEQGQQSPFDEAEQETTNQTVFDHIYDDDILLHHPYHDFDRTVQRFLTEAANDPDVLAVKAAIYRTASDSQVIESLIEAAENGKQVAVMVELKARFDEQNNLQWVRRLEENGIHVAYGTIGLKTHTKTALVVREEGNDVNLYSHVGTGNYHSETAKGYVDLGLLTADRDIGQDLVTLFNSFTGPGLDNQFRKLLVAPVTMRQEFTRYIRREAQHAQAGRPARIVAKVNGLEDPVIVEELYRAAMAGVEIDLIVRDICRLRPGIDGISENISVHSVVGRFLEHSRIFYFENGAQANDSEETGPQGHGGQPEYYIGSADWMTRNLDSRVEAVTPVEDPVIRQQLKFILDLILSDNRKRWTMNPDGSYDQQYPADSERVVDTQSVLMSETRRAATDDDITTGVATDFPVESNILVQANTDEGAAEISEDQDTQSTLNQQTSDGGTVTGDPLHRHPEKWYRPDSNIYEFTVRTPEGGRRYLKTRGGAEAALRRLYGKKTDEN; this comes from the coding sequence ATGGATACCGACTCGCCGCTCGATATCTCGCCGTATGAGCCGCCAAATGTTGATTTAGAGGATACAGACCTCTATCTGAATCGGGAACTCAGTATGCTCGCGTACCAGCGACGAGTGCTTCATGAGGCGCTGGATAACCGGAATCCGTTGCTCGAACGAGTCCGGTTTTTGTCCATATTCACACGTAATATCGACGAGTTCGTGATGAAGCGTATCGGAGGACTCAAACAGCAGATCGATGCAGGTATCGAAGGGACGACAGTTGATGGACGAACAGCTGTCGAGCAGTGGAAAGAAATCCACGACCAACTGCAGCCGATGCTGAAAAAACAGGCGAAGTGTTATCAAAAAAAGGTCCGTCCAGCGCTGGCCAACGAGGGCATTGAAGTAGTCGATTACGCCGAGTTGAGTGCAGCAGAACAGTCTCAGGTCCGGGACTACTTCGAGGAGTCGGTCAAACCGGCGCTGACACCATTATCTTTTGATCCGGCCCATCCGTTCCCGTTCATTTCGAACCGGTCGCTGTCCCTCGCCGTCCTCACGGAGCAGTCAAACGAGAATGAGCCGACGTTCACTCGGATCAAGATTCCGCCCAACAGGCCGCGGTTGATAGACGTCGACAGCGGGACGCGGTACGTGCTGGTTGAAGACGTTATCCGCAACAATCTTGACCTCCTGTTGCCGAACATCGAGATACTCGATACGGCACTGTTCCGCCTCACACGCAACGCCGAGGTGCACCGGAACGAGGAGGTCGCTGAGGACCTCATCGATATGATTGAGGATGTTCTCGAACAACGCCGGTTTGCCAGCGTTGTTCGGATGGAAATCGAACCCGACGCTGACAGTCGGATTCAGGAGACGCTGCAAGAGCAACTGAAGCTTGACGACCGTGAGATATACGCTCTGAATGCTCCAATCGATTATCGGGACTTCAAGACGCTGACTGATATAGACCGGCCGGAACTCAAGCGCGAGCCGTGGACGCCACAGCCACATCCACGGCTGGAGCAGGGCCAACAATCTCCATTCGACGAAGCAGAGCAAGAGACGACCAATCAAACTGTTTTCGACCACATCTACGACGATGACATCTTGCTCCATCATCCGTACCACGACTTCGACAGGACGGTCCAGCGGTTCTTGACCGAAGCAGCGAACGACCCTGACGTGCTGGCGGTGAAGGCAGCTATCTACAGAACTGCAAGCGACTCGCAGGTCATCGAGTCGCTCATCGAGGCCGCGGAGAACGGTAAACAGGTCGCGGTAATGGTCGAACTGAAAGCTCGCTTCGACGAGCAGAACAATCTTCAGTGGGTCCGACGTCTGGAGGAAAACGGCATCCACGTCGCGTACGGGACAATCGGATTGAAAACCCACACGAAAACTGCGCTCGTGGTCCGCGAGGAGGGTAACGATGTTAACCTGTACTCACACGTCGGGACTGGGAACTACCACTCTGAGACTGCAAAGGGGTACGTCGACCTTGGGCTGTTGACCGCCGACAGAGATATTGGGCAGGACTTGGTGACACTGTTTAATTCATTTACCGGGCCGGGTCTAGATAACCAGTTCCGGAAACTGTTGGTCGCGCCGGTGACGATGCGCCAGGAGTTTACCCGATACATTCGTCGCGAGGCCCAGCACGCACAGGCCGGGCGTCCGGCACGGATTGTGGCAAAAGTCAATGGCCTCGAAGACCCAGTAATAGTCGAAGAACTGTACCGGGCGGCAATGGCCGGGGTCGAGATCGACCTCATCGTCCGCGATATCTGTCGTCTCCGGCCCGGAATCGACGGTATTAGTGAGAATATCTCGGTTCACTCTGTTGTGGGTCGATTTCTTGAACACTCCCGCATCTTCTATTTCGAGAACGGTGCACAGGCGAACGACTCCGAAGAGACGGGTCCACAGGGCCATGGTGGGCAACCCGAATATTATATTGGCAGTGCTGATTGGATGACCCGGAATCTCGACAGCCGAGTTGAGGCAGTGACGCCCGTTGAGGACCCGGTGATTCGGCAACAGCTGAAATTCATTCTCGATCTCATACTCTCTGACAACCGTAAACGCTGGACGATGAATCCTGATGGGAGCTACGACCAGCAGTACCCTGCCGACAGCGAGAGGGTAGTCGATACGCAGTCAGTTCTGATGAGCGAGACGAGACGGGCAGCAACGGACGATGACATCACTACGGGTGTCGCGACGGATTTTCCTGTGGAGAGTAATATTCTTGTTCAGGCTAATACTGATGAGGGCGCCGCGGAGATATCCGAAGATCAAGACACTCAGTCAACTCTGAATCAGCAAACAAGCGATGGGGGGACGGTTACGGGGGATCCGCTTCATCGCCATCCAGAGAAGTGGTACCGGCCTGACAGCAACATCTACGAGTTTACTGTTCGAACCCCGGAGGGTGGTCGCCGTTACCTGAAGACGAGAGGGGGCGCTGAAGCGGCACTCCGGAGACTATATGGCAAAAAGACGGACGAAAACTGA